A genomic segment from Castor canadensis chromosome 1, mCasCan1.hap1v2, whole genome shotgun sequence encodes:
- the Rcn1 gene encoding reticulocalbin-1, giving the protein MARGGHGRRLGLALGLLLALALAPRTLRAKPMVRKERVVRPDSELGERPPEDNQSFQYDHEAFLGKEDSKTFDQLTPDESKERLGKIVDRIDSDGDGFVTTEELKIWIKRVQKRYIYDNVAKVWKDYDRDKDDKISWEEYKQATYGYYLGNPAEFQDSSDHHTFKKMLPRDERRFKAADLDGDLTATREEFTAFLHPEEFEHMKEIVVLETLEDIDKNGDGFVDQDEYIEDMFSHEDNGPEPDWVLSEREQFSDFRDLNKDGKLDKDEIRHWILPQDYDHAQAEARHLVYESDKNKDEKLTKEEILDNWNMFVGSQATNYGEDLTKNHDEL; this is encoded by the exons ATGGCGCGCGGTGGCCACGGCCGCCGCCTGGGGCTCGCCCTGGGGCTACTCCTGGCGCTGGCGCTGGCGCCCCGGACGTTGCGGGCCAAGCCCATGGTGCGCAAGGAGCGCGTGGTGCGGCCCGACTCCGAGCTGGGCGAGCGGCCCCCCGAGGACAATCAGAGCTTCCAATACGACCACGAGGCCTTCCTGGGCAAGGAGGACTCCAAGACCTTCGATCAGCTCACCCCGGACGAGAGCAAGGAGAGGCTGGG GAAGATTGTGGATCGAATTGACAGTGATGGGGATGGCTTTGTCACTACCGAGGAGTTGAAAATTTGGATCAAACGGGTGCAGAAAAGATACATCTATGATAATGTCGCTAAAGTCTGGAAGGATTATGATAGGGACAAAGACGATAAAATTTCCTGGGAAGAATACAAACAAGCCACCTATGGCTACTACCTAG GAAACCCCGCAGAGTTCCAAGATAGTTCTGATCATCACACCTTCAAGAAGATGCTACCACGTGACGAGAGAAGGTTCAAAGCTGCAGACCTCGATGGGGACCTGACAGCCACTCGGGAGGAGTTCACTGCCTTTCTGCACCCTGAGGAGTTTGAGCATATGAAGGAAATTGTGGTTTTG GAAACGCTGGAGGACATCGACAAGAACGGGGATGGGTTTGTGGACCAGGACGAGTACATTG AGGATATGTTTTCCCATGAGGACAATGGCCCTGAGCCAGACTGGGTTTTGTCTGAGCGGGAGCAGTTCAGTGATTTCCGGGATCTAAACAAGGATGGGAAGCTGGACAAGGATGAGATTCGCCACTGGATCCTTCCTCAAGACTACGACCATGCCCAGGCTGAAGCCAGGCACCTGGTGTACGAGTCAGACAAAAACAAG GATGAGAAGCTAACGAAAGAGGAAATATTGGACAACTggaacatgtttgttggaagccaAGCCACCAATTATGGGGAAGATCTCACAAAAAATCATGATGAACTTTGA